The Lactuca sativa cultivar Salinas chromosome 2, Lsat_Salinas_v11, whole genome shotgun sequence genome includes a window with the following:
- the LOC128132363 gene encoding uncharacterized protein LOC128132363, with product MIRNEDVEELKEVGLVLYKSKLVRVPYRPFLPKLNVCMLGDAQHVEEAQKIGLRYMDVEGLKKLNKIHFLLLDHSGLLHLLVISHEKEKVTELKIEFLGETSTASTISYLDNAFVHVGSSYGDSQIAGIVLISIEVNDCSE from the exons ATGATAAGGAATGAAGATGTTGAAGAATTAAAGGAAGTTGGTTTG GTTTTGTACAAGAGCAAGTTGGTAAGAGTCCCATATCGACCCTTTTTGCCTAAATTGAATGTTTGCATGCTTGGAGATGCCCAACATGTTGAAGAG GCTCAAAAGATTGGGCTTAGATACATGGATGTTGAAGGGCTCAAGAAGCTGAACAAGATTCATTT TCTATTACTAGACCATAGTGGCCTTCTTCACTTGCTTGTCATATCCCATGAGAAAGAAAA AGTCACTGAACTTAAAATTGAGTTTCTAGGGGAAACTTCTACAGCATCAACTATATCATATCTTGATAATGCATTTGTGCATGTTGGCTCAAGTTATGGAGATTCCCAG ATAGCAGGAATAGTTCTCATTTCTATTGAAGTGAATGATtgttcagaatag